A window of Eulemur rufifrons isolate Redbay chromosome 18, OSU_ERuf_1, whole genome shotgun sequence genomic DNA:
CCTATCTATGTCCTTATTTAATATTCAACCAAAAATACCACCTAGCACTCTTCATTTCTTAATATGTTCCTCCTAATTATGTACTAACAGAAAGTTTAGAGAATGAGACTATCTTAAGCTTCCAAAGAAGCTTTATCCTGTCCTCCCCTACTGCCATTAAGGTTTCTTTCTGTTCAATGAGTCCAAAAACATGCGCCACCTCCTTCCCCATAGGCTCAACAGTAAGTTCAACattcaggatttctttttttttttttttttttgttgagacagagtctcactttgttgcccaggctagagtgagtgccgtggcgtcagcttagctcacagcaacctcagactcctcggcttaagcgatcctactgcctcagcctcccgagtagctgggactacaggcatgcgccactatgcccagctaattttttttttctatatagatttttagttgtccatataatgtctttctatttttagtagagacggggtctcgctcaggctggtctcgaactcctgaccttgagcaatccacccgcctcggcctcccagagtgctaggattacaggcgtgagccaccgcgcccggcctcaggatTTCTTTTCTCAGGCTTTAGTAATGTAACAAAACTATAGAAGGCCCCCTAACCTAGGAATGGACAAATGAATCCATTCCTGGGAAAAAATATGCCACATCACAGCcaagcaaaggaagagaaatgacCTTTTTCTTCACTGTCCCATGCAGTCATTTTCACAGCTCAAACCGAGAGCTCTTCATGGTTTGCTCTATCACTACTTTTCTCTCTGGAAGCAACGTGCATGTGGGGAAAGGCAGTTTTGTGAATAAGCTTAAATTAATGGAGGAGTTAGAGGAGGAGCAAGAGGAAATTAACCATTGCAGCACATGTAGTGCTATCCAGAACTCCTCAGGAGAGTTTACATGCAGTTTAGCAACATTCAATAAACAAGTATGAAATGTCTATGCTGTGACAGGTTTTGGAGGTACAGATGGTGCCCTTGGCTATAAGGACTTTATAGTTGAAGATATCAACGATgcaaatacatacagaaaattatatcataaaggaataaagaaagtcCTGTGACAAAGAGTATTAGGGAGAGGGAACCTACTTTACATGGGATGAGCCCCTGAAGACCAGTTTTCCCAAATCTCTGAATGTCACAGTAAATCTTCAATATGCAGAGTGGTTAGATGTGTCTCCCCTTTTCTTTCAGAACCCCGTGTATAACTGGAGCCCTGAAATCCAGGGGATCATCTTCAGTTCCAGCTTCTATGGTGTTGTCTTCATCCAAATTCCTGTTGGATACTTATCTGGAATATACTCTGTAAAGAAAATGGTTGGTGGTGCATTATTCCTCAGCTCTCTATTAAGTCTGTTCATCCCATCAGCAGCTGAAGTTGGAGCAACTTGGGTCATTGCATGTCGTGTAGTCCAGGGAATATCCCAGGTATTAAGATAATGCAAAAACTGAACAAGGCTTAAATTCACAGAAAGTATTAGAGTTCAAATGTCCTAATCTTTCTCATTTCAGGCAACAGTAATAACAGCTCAGCACGAAGTATGGGTCAAATGGGCTCCTCCCCTGGAACGAGGCCGACTTACTTCTATGAGTCTATCAGGTAAGGACTTAGAGCCTAGAATGATTGAATCCCACTTTCATCTCACTGTGTCACGTTCTTCCCTAGAGCAtaagaaatgtgtgtgttttgaacTGTTAAGGGCTTTAGAAATCATCTATTTCAgtattctttctttaaagataagaaaattgtCTAGAATAGAGAAAAGGTATTCTTAAAGAacacaaaaaaaagagagagaaaatcaaatattCCCTTTTCTTCTGATTGGCGTTATGCTATACAGatttatttcacagaaaattGTTCATTGCTACAATGAGGCCACATTATCTCTACTTTTCAGATGCCTGAATTAATTAGGGGTGGTCTTTGTGCCTTCTGATTAGGGCTTATGCTGGGACCCTTCATTGTCCTGCTTGTGACTGGAGTCATCTGTGAATCTCTGGGCTGGCCCATGGTCTTCTATATTTTTGGTGAGTCTCATTCTATAAAGTCCTAGTTATTATTcagaatttaagaagaaaaaattaaaaataaaaacctaatataataatttatataaggttaatattaaaaatcatgaacCCCACTGAAGGAGAGATAGAAGTCAACATTCATTAAGTTCCTATCTCAAACAAACATCATGCTTAGAACTGTACCTGTATTTTTGTACATAACTTATAATTCTATAATGTAGGTACTATAGATACATGCTTTATATGAAACTTCGGGAAAGGGATTATCAAGTGATAACTTCTCAGATTTCAGAAAGATACTATGATGAGTATACTATTTATACCTAACACTCCAAGCATTATGTGTAGCACCACCCCATAATCAAACACATTAATTTATGtagtaaaaaagaaattcatacaaattggaatatataaaaaaactataaaaaattgagGTTGACAGATAAGTTATAAAATCACTTTTGTCTTTCAGATCTTGGTTTCAGATTTGTGAATAAGGGATTGTGGATGGGTGCTATATGCCCATTTGACAAGTGAGGAAACTTATAAAGGTGtaggcaacttgcccaaagtcatatacTCAGGGTAAATTCAGAAggatttatttacaaaatgattATTTATAAAGGTAGGCATGAGATGTGGTGGGATCACAGGGATAGTGCAGTAACCTGGGGCCAGCAATATAGGAGCTAGTACCATCCCCAGGTCCAAAGGTGACAAGCAAGGAAGTAGTTATCAGAATCCATTACGAGAGAGTCCTATAGAGCAGGATGCCTTGAAAGGACCCATGATTTTTTATACAAGGACACCTAGATTGAGGCTATCGTAGGAGGGAAAGAACTAGGGTTTGAAAAGATACCTTAATCTCACTCAATTCTCTCCCTCTCATCTCTGCCTGAGATTTCTGTTGGCCAAATCCAACTAGCAAGCAGAGCACATGGAGGCTTACTGACGTTCACCCAAATCAACCATCTGTAGCCAGAGCAGAATGAAGGGTGGACAGTACATCTATGGAGACAAACATAAGCTATCCAATACACACAGTGAGCAGATGGCAGAGCTGTAATGTGAAAACATGTCTTCCATCCTCAAATTCCATTGCTCTTAATCACTGtattagtcatcagaaaaaggTAATGGTCAATCTAGTGATGGAACACAAACACTGTATCAGGAAAGGGGCTGAGAAAACTGGGACTGCCTAGCcttctagaagaaaagaaaacttgagaGAGCATGTCTTGTGGAGCTGTCATATAAGAGAAATGCACACCTCTTCTGcattacaaaactaaacaaaacatgCAGAAATTACAGGGAGGTGAGGTTTCGGCTCCATATAAGGACAACTTTTCAGTAATTAATGCTGCCCCATATTGCTGGGCAGGGGTTGGATGACATCCAATATTCATGTTGTACTCCTAATACAAGATTATGTACAATAGCGTAGCCACTTGCAATTATCATGGGTGGCCCCATGAAACTCAAAGGGACTATATTCATTATATTATGAATATAGCTTTATGGTGAAGTGCCTCACGTGTGTTTTACTTATCACTGAGAATAGAGGAAAAGGGCTTAAACGGCAGTGATATACGGATTTAGACAACTGCCCCCATAACCCTTTTACTGTGAGTCACATGACACCCACAGTTGTCAGGTGACCTGCCCAAGTTAGTGGCAGAGGCAAAACTAAAGCCAAGATTGTTTTTAAACTCCATTTGAATATTCTTGCCAATAAAGGTAAACAAATCTTAATAGATAgtgttttaaagaataaaacaatgtcTAAGTAGCTAATAATTGCTAGAGATTACCAAATAGAGCAAATTGTGTCACACACTTGCACTTGAGCTTAAAATGGCCTGATCGTCCTGCCATTTGTCTCCAAAGACTACTTCAAACTTCTCAAGTCTTCTTGAATCTCTAAAATGGCTCCTTTCCCCTGTATTCTATCTCAAGTAACCTCCttttgataattaaaattatCGTACAATGTATCTGCACTCACTGCCCACATTTCCTAGCTTTTCATTCTCTCCTCAATGTACATCTGACTAGTGTTTGACCTACTGTACCATCAACATCGCCCTTGTCAAGATCACCTATGGCTTCCATCAGAGCTGCCCTAGGCCCAGGCAAGAGGGCCCTTGCCCTGGATTCCACATTGTAGAGAGTTCATTTTGGCTTCTCTCCAGGCAGGTTCTCTCTTCATAGAGCAGGGAGTCTGCCGGGCCAAGACAGTAGGCTCATTGGAGCCCATGACCTTCCTTCTAGTTATCACTCCTGAAATGTTTTAAGTATGAAATCTGGAATGatttaagtatgaaatatccaatttccttaaatactaagggaagttgtttttttttttttcctgaggaaagTTTGACAGGTGATAACTCTGACATTTCAcattgacacttcttgttttatttttattgtgaaggcacaatctcagtctttcaaacacacgttTTTGCTTGTTattatctttcaaactttttttagaaaaatttttgtgaaaccatgaataagtcaaaaatttgtgttattttcaaatatggctTCCATCATGGCaccaatgcagcacagagagCTCgtaatatcaatgaagtgtttgggaaggatgtggctaatgaatgcacagtacaagGATAGTTTGAGAAATTCTATTCTGgtcattttaatcttgaaaatgagccacatgggtgacctgagaccaaactggataatgatgagctgaaagctgtagtggaagagaCTCTATCTccacctacacatgaattagtagcaaggtttgacattactgttccgacagtattggaccatttgaaacaaatcagcaaggtaaagaagctggatagatggataccACATgtattaaatgagcatcagaagagaaatcgtcttgaaacttgcctttctttgctgtcatgacagaaaggtgaaccatttctacaccatattttatgtgtgatgaaaaatggattctttttgacaattgcaagcattcagcacaatggttagataaagatgcaatgttgaaacacagtccaaaaccaaatattcatcaaaaaaagctaatggtgtctggttgTTGGTCCAACTCTGGTatgcttcatgaaacctgatcaatcgattacagcagatgtctactacaaccaattggatgaaatgatgaggatgcttgtgattaagcagcagaCTGGTAAATAGAGACAGGCctgtcctcttgcaagacaacactggatgacatgtcacacaaacaacgctgctcaaactacagaggctggacttgaaaactctctgtcatccactatattcatcagaccttgcaaCAACTGCCTacctaccacttcttccaggctttggaccacttcttgcaaggaaaaatattcaattctcaacaaactgtggaaaatgccttttgtaattgcatcaccactcactctccaggcttctttgctgctggtataaacaagctaccgttaagatgacaaaactgtcaatagtttaggtgcatactttgattaattttactgcttcttgtttgagatataataaactaacttttgattctaaattgaacatttcatatttaataacataaTAGAACCAAGGCTTGTTCAGACCAGCAGGACTTTTCCCAATATCCATTGCACTAGGGGTTGgccaaaggaggaaggaaggactaCTTGCAGAGGGTATGAATGGTGCATGATGGGGAAGGTAAGGGTTTCTACACCTATCCAGTCAAAACTCCTAATGGGGAGTAGATCTGGGCAGGAATAGAAGAGGTCAAGCCTCAGACTAGTGGCCAGAGATTTGTGGCTAGCAGAATCTAAGAATTCTAAATTTAAACCTGACTCTTTGGGTCATTatttccctctggcttctttcaaaattttgtctttggttttctgcagATGAATATGATACACCTGGGTGTAAATTTTTTGTTATCTTTCtcggtgttctctgagcttcctgtatcTATAGTTTGAGGTCTATCATTGATTTTAAGAAATTCTCAGTAATTATTGCTTCAAgtatttcttcagtttctttctttcttcctcttgtgGTATTTTTCATTACATATATGTTATCCCTTTTACAATTGTCCCACATTTCTTGGCTattctgtctttttcattctttttctgtctttgcaattcagttttggaaatttttattgccattttgtcaagttcactgattctttcttggTCATGTCTCGATTGATGAGTCCATTAAAGGCATTCTTCGTTTCCATTATCATGTTTTCGGTGTCCAGAATTTCCTCCTGATTCTTTATTAAAGCTTCCAGGCCATTCCTTTTCATCTCAGTTTCTTTGAGTATGCCCTCCCTGCATTGGACTTCATCCTTCTGGCCATcttttctcagtctcttttgcTAACTTACCCTTTTCTACTTGCCCTATCTTCAGAGCtctgccacagcctcctcctcTAGGGCTATATTCCCTCCCTGAACAATATAATTCATGCTTAAGGGTCAATTACCACTTACTAACCATGTGTCCCTGAGCAAGTAACTTgatctttctgagtctcagttttctcaatttGAAAAAGAGATAATGATGGcattatctgaatttttttgaGGGTTGAGTAAAATAATCTTTCTCACCCACTAGAAAGTCAATTctatgaaggcagggatttttgtccaTTATTCATTGCAGTATCTGCAGTACTTTGAATAAGTGCATGGTACATAGtggtcatttatttatcaaatgaatgaatgaatttctggAAGAGTGACTAGTGAGCACTACGTACTTCTTGTCCTAACAGAGGATTCCCCATAATTGGGTTACTAGTATAACCCGATTATGGGCAAATAACATTATGCTTGCAATATCAACTCCATGCTTCATGTTAATATCAGAGAGGTAGGCATacaatttgttctctttttaacTTTATGAAGGAGTCTGGGTTCATTTCTCTGTCTCTAATGCCCCTAGTCTCAATTTGGCAAACTCTAATAGACCTTGGATAATCCCTGAAGCCTGTGCTGTAGCTCAGGAACATGGCAGAGGTCAAGCTCTTGAAACTGTGTGATTGTCAAGCCCTGTGCAGGCTCAGCTGTGCAATTCTCTCAAGGTGGAACACAGTAGGAATTTGAAAAGATGAGGGCCTGAGGGCAGGGCGGCACAGCTGTCACAGGTggaggcaggcagaggccaggagcCAAAGCGTTTACCACCGTTTCTGTAGAATTCATTCTGTAGGGAGAGGCAGCTGTGGATACAAAAATGTGAGCCTTGTTgccatttcaaaaaagaaagagaaggtctAAGTTCTCAGAGTGATACACTGAAAAATGCCAATTTGGGAAAGAGACCCACTACAAACAGAAACTTCCAATTCTAACTTGTCCTGCTTTGATAGGTGCTTGTGGCTGTGCTCTATGTCTTCTCTGGTTCGTTCAGTTTTATGATGACCCCAAGAACCACCCATGTATAAGCATCAGTGAGAAGGAATACATCACATCCTCCCTCGACCACCAGGTAGAACACAGTGCTCCACATTGGCATCTCCCAGCTTCTGCTCCACACTAAACGTTCCAACTTGTCCTTATGTGCTAATGATTAATGAATTCCTTTCTTTCCAGGTCAGCTCAAGTAGACAATCTCTGCCTATCAAGGATATGCTTAAGTCGCTTCCAGTCTGGGCTATTACCCTTAGTAATCTTGCTTATTCCTGGACAAAAAACACCATGCTTATCTACACCCCAACTTTTATCAACTCTGTGCTTCATGTTAATATAAGAGAGGTAAGTATACCATCTGTTCTCTTTTCAACTTTATGAAGGAGTCTGGGTTCATTTTTCTGTCTCGAAACACCCCAGTTTCAGCCCTTACATGTTTTGCAAGTGCTCTTTACCTGGACACtcattgtttctgatttttttgtgaaCATTGCCCAGAACAAAACGTGTTGACATAGACAGAGTGTTGGCACTCCGACAACAGTCCACGTGTACCCGTATTTCGATACATTCTCTATCTCCCATTCACTATATGACTACCCTGTGTGTTACTTAGGGCTCAGCACCACCATTCCCTATGGGGACTAGGATCCTTTCCTGAAAATCACTTAGCCAGACCCTGGCCCTCTGTTCAGCTCTTACCAATCTTCTCTCCAGGGCAAGGCAATGTGTCTAGGCTATGAACTCGGGACTCAGGTCTTGCTTTTGAGGGATGGGCACACAAATTGCTTATCTGACATAGAGAATCATTAATGCCTAGAACCTCCTGTTGTTTGATACTGTAATAACCTGACAAGACTCCTTTAGAAATGGAGTCTAGGCTTCCCGCTTTGTGGCTTTCTGTAATGAATTCCCAGTAAACCAGCCAAGGGATTGTCATAACAGTGAGGTCATATGAACTCTCTCTGACTTAAATTTTATCTTCCATGAGGCCATGgagttgttgcaaggattaatAGCAGCTGGTCCAGGGAAAGCACCATATGCATGTTTGCAATTGTATCATTATCCTCTCTATCATTTTCCTGAGGGCCAGTATTTCCCATTCCCTATGTAGTCTTCTTCTCTATTACACAATGCTTTCAGGTTTCATGATGCTAAAAGAAAACTTGAGAGTTTATGACAAATATTAGTGAtctcagaatgatttttttccttcttttgggtAGTGTGGCCCAGCAGTAATTCTGGTGTTGTATGTTGATGGTTTCCTGGAAAGCACACATTTTAGATACTGAATTTCAATGTAGGGATTATTCCCATCATATTCACTCTCAGAATAATGTTTCCTTTTCAGAATGGGCTGCTGTCTGCCCTTCCCTATTTGTTTGCCTGGATCTGTGGTATCCTAGCAGGTCAGATATCGGACTTCTTCCTGACCAGGAATATTTTTAGCATAATTACTATCCGGAAACTCTTCACCATACTAGGTAAGTAACAGCTAGAACATTCAAGCACTTGGGGGTTACTTCACCCCCATCTTCAGGATGCACCTGAGTGCTTTGTCTGAATCTCTCCCCAGGATTTCTCCTTCCTGCCATCTTCAGTGCATGCCTGCCTTACCTGACTGCCAGCTTCCAAAGCACTGTGATTTTACTGATCCTTGCTAGTGCAACAAGCAGCTTTTCCTTGGGTGGAGCACTTATAAATGCCTTAGATATTGCTCCCAGGTAGGGTTTTCAAacaatttattaacttttaattaacaaataaaataaatattgtatacatttattttatggatACTTTGTCGAATTGCTAAATCGAGCTCATTGACATTTGTATTACTTCACATGCTTATCATTTttggtggtgagaacacttaaaatccatTCTCTTCACAATTTTCAAGACtccaatacattgttattaactatagtgaccacgtacaatagatctcttaaacTTAATCCTCATGTATAACTGAAATGTTCTATCCTCTGACCAACATCCTCTCTCAGtccacccctctcccctgccaccagtgtctggtaatcaccattctactctccacttctgtgagttcaacttttttagattccacttgtaaatgagatcatgcagcatttgtctttctatgcctggcttgttgcacttaatataatgtcttccaggttcatccatgttgtcacatatgaCAGGACTTCTTTCTTTTATacgctgaatagtattccattgcatatatataccacattttctttatctattcatccgtaagcaatgctgcaataaacatgggagtacagatatctccttgacatactgatttcacttcctttggatatatacccagtactggaattgctggatcatatggtagttctatttttaattttttcaggaacctccatactgttttccataatggctgtattaatttacattcccaccaagactgtgcacatcctcaccaacacttatcttttgtctttttgataacagtcaTTCTAAAGTGGGggaatatctcattgtggctttcatttgcatttctccgaTGATTAGtggtattgagcatttttttcatatgcctcTTGGTCATCTGTacatcttttaagaaatgtctggctaggcacagtggttcatgcctgtaatcctagcactctaggatgccaaggcaggaggattgcttgagctctggagttcaagaccaccctgagcaagagtgagactctgtctctactgaaaatagaaaaattagccaggcgttgtggcacatgcctgtagtcccagctccttggcaggctgaggcaagaggattgcttgagccccggagtttgaggttgcagtgagctatgatgatgccactgcattctacccagggtgacagagtgagactctgtctcaaaacaacaacaaaaagaaatgtttactaaggtcctttgctcattttttaattgggttatttattttcttgctcttaagctgtttgagttccttatatattttgggtacTAACCTCAGCTCTAcggtctgcaaatattttctccaattctgtagacTGTCTCTTCACActgttgtttgtttccttgcctgtgcagaaactttttagtttggtgTAATTCCAGTTGTCTATTTATGCTTTTGTTACCTACGCCTTTATGGttctatccaaaaaaaaaatcattgctcaaACCAATGTAATAGagcttttcctttaatttttcttctagtagttttgtaGTTTACAGTCTTATGTTtgatctttaatctattttgagtaaATGTTTGTATGTGGTGTGAGAGAAGGGTCTAattccattcttctgcatgtggatatccagttgtcccaacaccatttattgaagagattgtcctttccctattgtgtgttcttggcagctttgtcaaaaatcaactcactataaatatgtgaatttatttctaagttctctattctgttccattagtccatgtgtctgtttttatgctagtattgtgctgttttgattatcataactttgaaatatattttaaaatcaggtagtataatgcctccagtttttttctttttgctcaagactgttggctattcagggtcttgtCTTTTGTGATTCTgtacaaattttaagatttttttttctatttctgtgaaaaatattattagaattttgataaggattgcattgaatctgtagattgattTGGGTAGTGCAGACATTCTaacaatattcatttttcctATCCACAAACATAGGATATCCttccatttgtgtc
This region includes:
- the SLC17A1 gene encoding sodium-dependent phosphate transport protein 1: MQMDNQLPPKKVPGFCSFRYGLSLLLHCCNVVVTAQSTCLSLTMVAMVNSTDPHGLTNTSTKKLQDNMKNPVYNWSPEIQGIIFSSSFYGVVFIQIPVGYLSGIYSVKKMVGGALFLSSLLSLFIPSAAEVGATWVIACRVVQGISQATVITAQHEVWVKWAPPLERGRLTSMSLSGLMLGPFIVLLVTGVICESLGWPMVFYIFGACGCALCLLWFVQFYDDPKNHPCISISEKEYITSSLDHQVSSSRQSLPIKDMLKSLPVWAITLSNLAYSWTKNTMLIYTPTFINSVLHVNIRENGLLSALPYLFAWICGILAGQISDFFLTRNIFSIITIRKLFTILGFLLPAIFSACLPYLTASFQSTVILLILASATSSFSLGGALINALDIAPRYYGFLKGFTSLIGISGALISSTLTGLILSRDPESAWFKVFFLMTAINVISLIFYLIFGKAEIQDWAKERQHTRL